In Tenacibaculum pacificus, a single window of DNA contains:
- a CDS encoding DUF4290 domain-containing protein, producing MTFDLEYNSERDHLIIPEYGRHIQKLINHCIALETKEERNVMAKAIVDVMGNLQPHLRDVPDFKHKLWDQLHIIADFKLDADSPYEIPSKEELTEKPQKMDYPKSASRYRYYGNNIQTMINIALTWEEGEKREALVFTIANHMKKCYLNWNKDTVDDAVIFKHLYDLSDKKIDLRESKEVLSESKNLLRKRSSQGQSTSKNSSKTKSNYTTNNKYRKK from the coding sequence ATGACGTTTGATTTAGAATACAATTCAGAAAGAGATCACTTAATAATTCCAGAATATGGAAGACACATACAAAAATTAATAAATCATTGTATTGCTTTAGAAACTAAAGAAGAGCGTAATGTAATGGCAAAAGCAATTGTAGATGTAATGGGAAATTTACAACCTCATTTACGTGATGTTCCTGATTTTAAACACAAACTTTGGGATCAGTTACATATTATTGCTGATTTTAAATTAGATGCTGATTCTCCTTATGAAATTCCTTCTAAAGAAGAATTAACAGAGAAGCCTCAAAAAATGGATTACCCAAAATCGGCTTCAAGATATCGTTATTATGGAAATAATATCCAAACAATGATTAACATCGCCTTAACTTGGGAAGAAGGTGAAAAAAGAGAAGCTTTGGTATTTACCATTGCTAATCATATGAAAAAATGTTACTTAAATTGGAATAAAGATACCGTTGATGATGCTGTTATTTTTAAGCATTTATATGATTTATCTGATAAAAAGATAGATTTAAGAGAGTCGAAAGAAGTATTATCAGAAAGTAAAAATTTACTAAGAAAACGTAGTAGTCAAGGACAATCAACAAGTAAAAATTCTTCAAAGACAAAATCAAATTATACTACTAATAATAAATATAGAAAAAAATAA
- the murA gene encoding UDP-N-acetylglucosamine 1-carboxyvinyltransferase: protein MASFKIEGGHKLNGVITPQGAKNEALQIICAVLLTPDKVTINNIPDIIDVNKLIFILGELGVKVEKLGTNSYSFQADNINLKYLESAKFKKDGSSLRGSIMIVGPLLARFGKGYIPRPGGDKIGRRRLDTHFEGFINLGAKFRYNKEEYFYGVEAENGLVGTDMLLDEASVTGTANIVMAAVLAKGTTTIYNAACEPYIQQLSKMLNSMGAKISGVGSNLLTIEGVKSLGGCEHRVLPDMIEIGSWIGVAAMTRSELTIKDVSWKNLGQIPNVFRKLGIQLEKRGDDIFIPSQDSYEIQNYIDGSILTVADAPWPGFTPDLLSIVLVLATQAKGTVLIHQKMFESRLFFVDKLIDMGAKVILCDPHRATVIGHDFKSMLKATKMTSPDIRAGISLLIAALSAKGTSIINNIEQIDRGYENIEARLKSIGAKIERIED, encoded by the coding sequence ATGGCATCATTTAAAATAGAAGGAGGTCACAAACTTAATGGCGTAATTACACCTCAAGGAGCAAAAAATGAAGCACTACAAATTATATGTGCAGTTTTATTAACTCCTGATAAAGTAACAATTAATAATATTCCTGATATTATTGATGTAAATAAACTGATTTTTATTTTAGGTGAATTAGGTGTTAAAGTTGAAAAATTAGGAACAAATTCTTATAGTTTTCAAGCTGATAATATCAATTTAAAATATTTAGAATCAGCAAAATTTAAAAAAGATGGAAGCTCTTTAAGAGGTTCTATAATGATTGTAGGTCCTTTATTAGCTCGTTTTGGAAAAGGATATATTCCTCGTCCAGGAGGTGATAAAATTGGTCGACGTCGTTTAGATACTCATTTTGAGGGTTTTATTAATTTAGGTGCGAAATTTAGATATAATAAAGAAGAATACTTTTACGGTGTAGAAGCCGAAAATGGTTTAGTAGGAACTGATATGTTATTAGATGAAGCATCGGTAACAGGAACAGCAAATATTGTAATGGCAGCTGTTTTAGCAAAAGGAACTACGACTATATATAATGCCGCTTGTGAACCTTATATTCAGCAATTATCTAAAATGTTGAATTCAATGGGCGCAAAAATATCAGGAGTAGGCTCTAATTTATTAACTATTGAAGGAGTAAAATCTTTAGGCGGTTGTGAACACAGAGTATTACCTGACATGATTGAAATTGGTAGTTGGATTGGTGTTGCAGCAATGACACGTTCAGAATTAACAATTAAAGATGTTAGTTGGAAAAATTTAGGACAAATACCTAATGTGTTTAGAAAACTAGGAATTCAGCTAGAAAAAAGAGGTGATGATATTTTTATTCCATCACAAGATAGTTACGAAATTCAAAATTATATTGATGGTTCAATCTTAACAGTAGCCGATGCTCCTTGGCCTGGTTTTACTCCAGATTTATTAAGTATTGTTTTAGTATTAGCAACTCAAGCAAAAGGAACTGTATTGATTCATCAAAAAATGTTTGAAAGTCGTTTGTTTTTTGTCGATAAATTAATCGATATGGGAGCTAAAGTTATTTTATGTGATCCACACAGAGCAACAGTTATAGGACATGATTTTAAATCAATGTTAAAAGCTACTAAAATGACTTCACCAGATATTCGTGCAGGAATTTCATTATTGATTGCAGCTTTATCAGCAAAAGGAACTAGTATTATTAATAATATTGAGCAAATTGATAGAGGATACGAAAATATTGAAGCTCGTTTAAAATCTATTGGAGCTAAAATAGAAAGAATAGAAGATTAA
- a CDS encoding nucleotide exchange factor GrpE, protein MSKDQYTKEDELKDAIDKTVVEENIEETEGSSKEKDAEEAQKISLEPTTEDLLEAEKNKYLRLFAEFENYKKRTSKERVELFKTAGQQVMTALLPILDDLERALVHVEDDKEGFSKGVVLIQQKLVATLEQKGLTAVAVKAGDDFDADVHQAITQIPAPSDDLKGKVIDCVEKGYKLGDKIIRHPKVVVGQA, encoded by the coding sequence ATGAGTAAAGATCAATATACAAAAGAAGACGAGTTAAAAGACGCAATTGATAAAACAGTAGTAGAAGAAAATATAGAAGAAACAGAAGGTTCTTCTAAAGAAAAAGATGCTGAAGAAGCACAGAAAATATCTTTAGAACCTACAACAGAAGATTTATTAGAAGCTGAAAAAAATAAATATTTACGTTTATTTGCTGAGTTTGAAAATTATAAAAAACGTACTTCTAAAGAACGTGTAGAGCTTTTCAAAACAGCAGGGCAACAAGTTATGACAGCTTTACTGCCAATTTTGGATGATTTAGAACGTGCTTTAGTACATGTTGAAGATGATAAAGAAGGGTTTAGTAAAGGAGTAGTATTAATTCAACAAAAATTAGTAGCTACTTTAGAGCAAAAAGGTTTAACAGCAGTAGCTGTAAAAGCAGGTGATGATTTTGATGCAGATGTACACCAAGCTATTACACAAATTCCTGCACCTTCAGATGACTTAAAAGGAAAAGTTATTGACTGTGTAGAAAAAGGGTATAAGTTAGGAGATAAAATTATCCGTCACCCAAAAGTGGTAGTAGGACAAGCATAA
- the dnaJ gene encoding molecular chaperone DnaJ yields the protein MAKQDYYEILGISRSATQPEIKKGYRKMAIKYHPDKNPDDKTAEEKFKSCAEAYEILSDDNKKARYDQYGHAAFDGPQGGGGGGFGGGGMNMDDIFNQFGDIFGGGGGGFGGFGGGGGQRQARVKGSNMRIRVKLTLEEIATGVEKKVKVRRKVQAEGVTYKTCTTCNGSGQQMRVTNTILGRMQQAVTCGTCQGAGEILNSKPSGADAQGLIVKEETVSINIPEGVSEGVQLKVGGKGNEAPGKNSIPGDLLVVIEEVPHENLKREGSNIHHDLYINFSEAVLGVSKEVETVTGKVKIKIEAGTQSGKILRLKGKGLPSIERYGIGDFLIHINVWTPQELTKEQRKFFEQMQGDDNFSPNPQKSDKSFFEKVKDMFS from the coding sequence ATGGCAAAACAAGATTATTACGAAATATTAGGTATTTCAAGATCAGCAACACAACCTGAGATAAAAAAAGGATATCGTAAAATGGCAATTAAATATCACCCAGATAAAAATCCGGATGATAAAACTGCTGAAGAGAAATTCAAATCATGTGCAGAAGCATATGAAATTCTTAGTGATGATAATAAAAAAGCACGTTATGACCAATATGGTCATGCAGCATTCGACGGTCCACAAGGTGGCGGCGGCGGTGGTTTTGGCGGTGGTGGAATGAATATGGATGACATATTCAATCAATTCGGTGATATTTTTGGCGGCGGAGGCGGTGGCTTTGGCGGTTTTGGCGGTGGCGGAGGTCAGCGACAAGCTAGAGTTAAAGGATCTAATATGCGTATTCGTGTAAAACTTACTTTAGAAGAAATTGCTACAGGAGTAGAAAAGAAAGTAAAAGTTCGCAGAAAAGTACAAGCAGAAGGTGTTACTTATAAAACATGTACAACTTGTAATGGTAGCGGACAACAAATGCGTGTTACAAATACCATTTTAGGTAGAATGCAACAGGCAGTTACTTGTGGTACGTGTCAAGGAGCTGGTGAAATATTAAACAGTAAACCTAGTGGAGCAGATGCACAAGGTTTAATTGTTAAAGAAGAAACAGTTTCTATTAATATTCCTGAAGGAGTTTCTGAAGGAGTACAATTAAAAGTTGGAGGAAAAGGAAATGAAGCACCTGGTAAAAACTCTATTCCAGGAGATTTATTAGTCGTTATCGAAGAAGTTCCTCATGAAAATTTAAAAAGAGAGGGAAGTAATATTCACCACGATTTATATATTAATTTTTCTGAGGCTGTTTTAGGTGTTTCTAAAGAAGTAGAAACAGTTACAGGAAAAGTAAAAATAAAGATTGAAGCTGGAACACAATCTGGTAAAATTTTAAGGTTAAAAGGAAAAGGATTACCAAGTATAGAACGTTATGGTATTGGTGATTTCTTAATTCATATTAATGTTTGGACTCCGCAAGAGTTAACCAAAGAACAACGTAAGTTTTTTGAACAAATGCAGGGTGATGACAATTTTAGTCCAAACCCTCAAAAATCTGATAAATCATTTTTTGAGAAAGTAAAAGATATGTTTTCATAA
- a CDS encoding bifunctional aconitate hydratase 2/2-methylisocitrate dehydratase yields the protein MNMYKDYIKEIESRKDQGLHPKPIDGAELLSEIIAQIKDINNEYRENSLNFFIYNVLPGTTSAAVVKANFLKEIILGESIIKEITPSFAFEQLSHMKGGPSIDVLLDLALGTILDLAKQAVTVLKTQVFLYEADMARLENAFKSGNEIAKELIESYAKAEFFTKLPDVAEEIEIVTFVAGIGDISTDLLSPGADAHSRSDRELHGQSMFEHNKEMQKELLALKEQHPNKRVMLIADKGTMGVGSSRMSGVNNVALWTGISSSPYVPFINIAPVIAGTNGIAPIFLTTVGVTGGIGIDLKNWVKQKDADGNTILDEEGDAVLKEEYSVATGTVFTINTKTKKLYKGDKELKDISTALTPPKMEFIKAKGSYAVVFGKKLQSFACKVLGIDVPQVYATSKEVSIDGQGLTAVEKIFNKNAVGTTPGKILHAGSNVRIEVNIVGSQDTTGLMTSQELEMMAATVISPIVDTGYQSGCHTASVWDDKSKANIPRLMKFMNDFGLVTARHPEGKYHAMTDVIHKVLNDIAVDDWDVIIGGDSHTRMAKGVAFGADSGTVALALATGEATMPIPESVKVTFKGEMKSYMDFRDVVHATQEQMLNQFEGENVFQGKIIEVHIGTLTSDQAFTFTDWTAEMKAKASICISEDETLIESLEISRDRIQIMIDKGMDNPKQDLKGLVDKANNRIKEIKTGTKSALKPDADAKYYAEVVVDLDKISEPMIADPDVNNEDVSKRYTHDNIQPLSFYGGTKKVDLGFVGSRMVHKGDMQILAQMLKNLETQQGKVEFKAPLVVAPPTYNIVDELKAEGDWEVLEKYAGFVFDDNAPKAIARTKYENKLYLERPGCSLCMGNQEKAEAGDTVMATSTRLFQGRVVRDTDAKKGESLLSSTPVVVLSTILGRIPSLEEYITAVKGINLTKFKPSNKLLVK from the coding sequence ATGAATATGTATAAAGATTATATAAAGGAAATTGAATCAAGAAAAGATCAAGGACTTCATCCTAAACCAATTGATGGTGCTGAATTACTAAGCGAAATCATTGCACAAATTAAAGATATAAATAATGAGTATAGAGAAAATTCTCTTAACTTTTTTATATATAATGTTTTACCAGGAACAACAAGTGCTGCTGTAGTAAAAGCAAATTTTTTAAAAGAAATTATTTTAGGAGAATCAATTATTAAAGAAATAACACCTTCTTTTGCTTTTGAACAATTATCACATATGAAGGGAGGTCCTTCTATTGATGTATTATTAGATTTAGCATTAGGTACAATTTTAGATTTAGCTAAACAAGCTGTCACTGTTTTAAAAACTCAAGTTTTTCTTTATGAAGCAGATATGGCTCGTTTAGAAAATGCTTTCAAAAGTGGAAATGAAATAGCTAAAGAACTTATCGAAAGTTATGCTAAGGCTGAGTTCTTTACAAAGCTTCCTGATGTTGCCGAAGAAATTGAAATAGTTACTTTTGTAGCTGGTATTGGTGATATTTCAACAGATTTATTATCTCCAGGAGCAGATGCACACTCTAGATCAGATCGTGAATTACATGGTCAATCTATGTTTGAGCATAATAAAGAAATGCAAAAAGAATTGCTAGCTTTAAAAGAGCAACACCCGAATAAACGTGTAATGTTAATTGCAGATAAAGGAACAATGGGAGTTGGTTCTTCAAGAATGTCTGGTGTAAATAATGTTGCTTTATGGACAGGTATTTCTTCAAGCCCATATGTACCATTTATTAATATTGCTCCAGTAATTGCAGGAACAAATGGTATTGCTCCAATTTTTTTAACAACAGTTGGAGTTACTGGTGGAATAGGTATCGATTTAAAAAATTGGGTAAAACAGAAAGATGCTGACGGGAATACTATTCTTGATGAAGAAGGAGATGCAGTTTTAAAAGAAGAATACTCTGTCGCAACTGGTACTGTTTTTACTATAAATACAAAAACAAAGAAATTATATAAAGGCGACAAAGAATTAAAAGATATTTCTACTGCTTTAACGCCGCCAAAAATGGAGTTTATTAAAGCTAAAGGATCTTATGCTGTTGTTTTTGGTAAAAAACTACAATCATTTGCTTGTAAAGTTTTAGGAATTGATGTTCCTCAAGTATATGCAACTTCTAAAGAAGTATCTATTGATGGACAAGGTTTAACAGCTGTTGAAAAAATATTCAATAAAAATGCAGTAGGAACTACACCTGGTAAAATTTTACACGCAGGCTCTAACGTTCGTATAGAGGTAAACATTGTAGGGTCTCAAGATACTACAGGTCTAATGACTTCTCAGGAATTAGAGATGATGGCAGCTACTGTAATTTCTCCAATTGTTGATACAGGTTATCAGTCAGGATGTCACACAGCTTCTGTTTGGGATGATAAGTCAAAAGCTAATATTCCAAGATTAATGAAGTTTATGAATGACTTCGGATTAGTTACTGCACGTCACCCTGAAGGGAAATATCATGCAATGACAGATGTGATTCATAAAGTATTAAATGATATTGCAGTTGATGATTGGGATGTTATTATTGGTGGAGATTCACATACACGAATGGCAAAAGGTGTTGCTTTTGGAGCAGATTCAGGAACAGTTGCTTTAGCATTAGCTACTGGTGAAGCTACAATGCCAATTCCAGAATCTGTAAAAGTAACTTTTAAAGGAGAAATGAAATCTTATATGGATTTCCGTGATGTAGTTCATGCTACTCAAGAACAAATGTTAAATCAGTTTGAAGGAGAAAATGTTTTTCAAGGAAAAATTATTGAAGTTCATATTGGTACGTTAACTTCAGATCAAGCTTTTACATTTACAGATTGGACAGCAGAAATGAAAGCAAAAGCTTCTATCTGTATTTCAGAAGATGAAACTTTAATTGAATCATTAGAAATATCTAGAGACCGTATCCAAATCATGATTGATAAAGGTATGGATAATCCGAAACAAGACCTTAAAGGATTAGTCGATAAAGCTAATAATCGTATTAAGGAAATTAAAACAGGAACTAAATCAGCATTAAAACCAGATGCAGATGCTAAATATTATGCAGAAGTAGTTGTAGATTTAGATAAAATTTCTGAACCTATGATTGCTGATCCAGATGTAAATAATGAAGATGTATCTAAACGTTATACACATGATAATATTCAACCTTTATCTTTTTACGGAGGAACTAAAAAAGTAGATTTAGGTTTTGTTGGTTCACGTATGGTTCATAAAGGAGATATGCAAATATTAGCACAAATGCTAAAAAATTTAGAAACGCAACAAGGTAAAGTAGAATTTAAAGCTCCTTTAGTTGTAGCACCACCAACATATAATATTGTTGATGAATTAAAAGCAGAAGGTGATTGGGAAGTATTAGAAAAATATGCAGGATTTGTATTTGATGATAATGCTCCAAAAGCAATTGCAAGAACTAAATATGAAAATAAATTATATTTAGAGCGTCCAGGTTGTAGTCTTTGTATGGGGAATCAAGAAAAGGCTGAAGCAGGAGATACGGTAATGGCAACTTCAACTCGTTTATTTCAAGGAAGAGTTGTAAGAGATACTGATGCTAAAAAAGGTGAATCTTTACTTTCATCTACACCTGTTGTTGTTTTATCTACAATACTTGGAAGAATTCCTTCTCTTGAAGAATACATTACAGCAGTAAAAGGAATTAACTTAACTAAGTTTAAACCTTCTAATAAATTATTAGTAAAATAA